A window of the Mucilaginibacter sp. cycad4 genome harbors these coding sequences:
- a CDS encoding nuclear transport factor 2 family protein, with protein MATEANAPLGSANDVVLSFIKALNEEDFEAARSCAADDLKFIGVLGQRDGAEAYFTDMQRMKLKYDIKRVFSDGDDVCIFYDIDMGRTTIFSCGWYHVVDGKINSIRVIFDPRPLL; from the coding sequence ATGGCAACAGAAGCAAATGCCCCCCTGGGCAGTGCTAACGATGTAGTACTGTCATTTATAAAAGCGCTAAACGAAGAAGACTTTGAAGCGGCCCGCAGCTGTGCTGCCGACGACCTGAAATTTATTGGTGTACTTGGCCAACGCGATGGTGCCGAAGCCTACTTTACTGATATGCAGCGTATGAAGCTGAAATACGATATCAAACGCGTATTTAGCGATGGTGATGATGTATGTATCTTTTATGATATTGATATGGGTCGTACTACCATATTCAGCTGCGGGTGGTACCATGTGGTTGATGGTAAGATAAACTCTATACGGGTGATATTTGATCCGAGGCCGTTGTTGTAG
- a CDS encoding YciI family protein: MKKHFVIKLTGNRPTFPNDMTDDERIIMQAHSEYLKGKMNEGLVLIFGPVFDPKGVYGLGILAVDDEAQVKEIIANDPANVLGTYEVALMMALMPA; encoded by the coding sequence ATGAAAAAGCACTTCGTAATAAAACTGACTGGTAACCGCCCAACGTTTCCAAATGATATGACCGATGATGAGCGCATAATCATGCAGGCACATTCTGAGTATCTGAAAGGAAAAATGAACGAAGGGCTGGTGCTTATCTTTGGCCCGGTTTTCGACCCCAAGGGTGTTTATGGCCTCGGTATCCTGGCTGTTGATGATGAAGCACAGGTAAAGGAAATTATCGCTAATGATCCGGCCAATGTTTTAGGTACTTATGAGGTGGCGTTGATGATGGCTTTGATGCCTGCTTAG
- a CDS encoding carboxymuconolactone decarboxylase family protein translates to MNRLKMNTAEPAGYRALIALEKYIESTGLTTRHKDLIKIRASQINGCAFCVDMHTTDARKAGETERRIYNISVWREAPFFDEQERAILALTEEVTLITGRVSDQTYKKAAEVFDELYLAQVIMAIITINAWNRIGVTTELQPPLN, encoded by the coding sequence ATGAACCGATTAAAAATGAACACTGCCGAACCGGCTGGATACAGAGCCCTGATAGCCCTTGAAAAATATATAGAAAGTACAGGTTTAACCACCCGCCATAAAGACCTCATCAAGATCCGCGCTTCACAAATTAATGGTTGTGCCTTTTGCGTGGATATGCACACTACAGATGCCCGCAAAGCCGGCGAAACCGAACGCCGCATTTACAACATCAGCGTTTGGCGTGAGGCCCCTTTCTTTGATGAGCAGGAGCGTGCTATCCTGGCCCTTACCGAAGAAGTAACCCTGATAACCGGCCGGGTATCTGACCAGACTTATAAAAAAGCAGCCGAAGTATTTGATGAACTTTACCTGGCCCAGGTAATCATGGCAATTATCACCATCAACGCCTGGAACCGTATTGGTGTAACTACCGAACTTCAGCCACCGCTTAATTGA
- a CDS encoding cyclic nucleotide-binding domain-containing protein translates to MYPDLINHIKRYVQLSATDEENICQHFELKKFKKKEFILEPGKLCAGNYFVTKGLVRQYFVNNKLNEQIIQFGLETWWIADQDSLLNHQPATTYIQTIEASELLLLTEKNRVALFETVPQMESYFRVMMQKAFIASQRRIGYIFNQNDEERYRHFTSLFPAFVQRVPQYMLASYLGFTPQFLSRLRAKKI, encoded by the coding sequence ATGTATCCCGACCTCATCAACCACATTAAACGCTATGTTCAGCTATCTGCGACTGATGAGGAAAACATATGCCAACATTTTGAATTAAAGAAATTTAAAAAGAAAGAGTTCATTTTAGAACCAGGCAAACTTTGTGCCGGTAACTATTTTGTAACCAAAGGCCTGGTGAGGCAGTATTTTGTTAACAACAAGCTTAACGAGCAAATTATCCAGTTTGGCCTGGAAACCTGGTGGATAGCCGATCAGGACAGTTTGCTTAATCACCAACCGGCCACTACCTATATCCAAACCATTGAGGCTTCAGAACTGCTGTTGCTCACCGAAAAAAACCGCGTAGCGTTGTTTGAAACTGTGCCGCAAATGGAGAGCTATTTCCGCGTTATGATGCAAAAAGCCTTTATTGCATCGCAACGGCGCATCGGTTATATTTTTAACCAGAATGATGAGGAACGTTACCGGCACTTCACCAGTCTTTTCCCGGCCTTTGTGCAGCGGGTACCGCAATATATGCTGGCATCATATTTAGGTTTCACCCCGCAGTTCCTGAGCAGGCTCCGGGCTAAAAAAATCTGA
- a CDS encoding nuclear transport factor 2 family protein: MTTKEIVQQVINAFDNNDVEKILSLFADDVKWIMKGSSITVMNGKNEVDQFLGGMEDVKMVSSTKDHILVDGNTAAVDGLVQCKGKNGEDMAMYYADFYELENDKVKSVTSYIVDKKE; the protein is encoded by the coding sequence ATGACAACTAAAGAAATTGTACAGCAGGTTATCAACGCTTTTGATAATAATGACGTTGAAAAAATATTAAGCCTTTTTGCCGATGACGTAAAATGGATTATGAAAGGTTCGTCCATCACTGTTATGAACGGGAAGAATGAAGTTGATCAATTTTTAGGCGGAATGGAAGACGTGAAAATGGTTTCATCAACCAAGGATCATATTCTTGTGGACGGCAATACCGCTGCTGTTGACGGGCTTGTTCAGTGCAAAGGCAAAAACGGTGAAGATATGGCCATGTATTATGCCGATTTTTATGAGCTGGAAAATGATAAGGTGAAAAGCGTTACATCCTATATCGTTGATAAAAAGGAATAA
- a CDS encoding DUF3892 domain-containing protein gives MASYQVNCIDKPKASSTQEQITHIGYYESLDRPRVVISVAEAIARIEANSQAFYVSTERGKTYLTVVKPENGGKKHLQSLTDRTGIDNLLTLEEV, from the coding sequence ATGGCAAGCTACCAGGTAAACTGTATTGATAAACCCAAAGCCTCAAGTACACAAGAGCAGATAACCCACATCGGTTATTACGAATCGTTAGACCGGCCAAGGGTAGTGATCTCCGTTGCCGAAGCCATAGCGCGTATCGAAGCCAACAGCCAGGCCTTTTATGTAAGCACCGAGCGGGGCAAAACCTATCTTACTGTTGTAAAACCCGAAAACGGAGGCAAAAAACATCTGCAATCACTAACCGACAGGACCGGCATTGATAACCTTTTGACGTTGGAAGAAGTTTAG
- a CDS encoding DUF4268 domain-containing protein, whose amino-acid sequence MYSKEQTTQLKQAFWTAFGQYLKPQLSADGLRTNWVNYKTGIKHLYFKMEADKRSAFIAIEMSHPDADIQQLMFDQFIELKNVLQSELNEEWEWQLHTTDEYNKTVTRIIKTLPGVSVFKQEDWPALISFFKPRIIALDEFWSVAQYSFDLFR is encoded by the coding sequence TTGTACTCAAAAGAACAAACAACTCAATTAAAACAAGCTTTCTGGACGGCATTTGGGCAATACCTCAAACCCCAGCTTTCGGCTGATGGCCTGCGTACTAACTGGGTGAATTATAAAACCGGAATTAAGCACCTGTACTTTAAAATGGAGGCGGATAAAAGATCGGCTTTTATTGCTATTGAAATGAGCCATCCTGATGCAGACATTCAACAATTGATGTTTGATCAGTTTATTGAATTAAAAAACGTGCTGCAATCTGAGCTTAATGAGGAATGGGAATGGCAGCTGCATACAACCGATGAGTACAACAAAACCGTAACCCGCATTATTAAAACCCTGCCCGGCGTAAGTGTATTTAAGCAGGAAGACTGGCCGGCATTAATCTCCTTTTTTAAACCCCGGATCATTGCGCTCGATGAGTTTTGGAGTGTTGCGCAATATAGCTTTGATTTGTTCAGGTAG
- a CDS encoding response regulator, whose translation MSKKILILDDSEDILEVMKEALEMEHYEVEVLNYTDDICKAALSANADLVILDYILFGINGGELCHMLKTTPATAHIPVVMVSAYPRVLESLGNYGSDAFIAKPFNLSDVIDTVNHCFLTAGDDVAHMV comes from the coding sequence ATGTCAAAAAAGATATTGATCCTTGATGATAGCGAGGATATTTTGGAAGTGATGAAAGAAGCTCTGGAAATGGAGCATTATGAAGTTGAGGTACTGAACTATACTGATGACATATGCAAGGCGGCCCTATCAGCGAACGCCGACCTTGTAATTTTGGATTACATTTTGTTCGGTATAAACGGTGGCGAACTATGCCACATGCTAAAAACCACCCCGGCGACGGCGCACATCCCGGTGGTGATGGTATCGGCCTACCCGCGTGTGCTGGAATCATTAGGCAACTATGGCTCGGATGCTTTTATTGCCAAGCCTTTTAATTTGAGTGATGTTATCGACACGGTTAACCACTGCTTTTTAACGGCGGGCGATGATGTAGCGCATATGGTGTAA
- a CDS encoding TetR/AcrR family transcriptional regulator encodes MENELSKAERTRQFIIERTAAIFNKKGYAGTSLSDLTGATGLTKGSIYGNFKNKEEVAAEVFDYNSAKVRNQVQERIQKAKTYHDKLLVYAQVYHSFSRGDFPAGGCPILNTAVDADDTNPLLKDKAARAVVRWKTRIETLVTEGIEAGEFKPGIDTTEVALSMIALIEGGIMIAKVTDTPANLDTVLKTVNKLVDELKR; translated from the coding sequence ATGGAAAACGAATTGTCAAAAGCCGAGCGCACACGCCAGTTCATTATTGAACGTACTGCAGCTATATTTAATAAAAAGGGCTACGCGGGCACTTCCCTGTCTGACCTTACCGGGGCTACAGGCCTTACCAAGGGCAGTATTTACGGCAACTTTAAAAACAAGGAAGAAGTAGCTGCCGAAGTTTTTGATTACAACTCGGCCAAGGTGCGTAACCAGGTGCAGGAGCGGATTCAAAAAGCCAAAACCTACCATGATAAGCTACTGGTTTATGCGCAGGTTTATCATAGTTTTTCGCGGGGCGATTTCCCTGCGGGGGGCTGCCCGATACTCAATACAGCGGTTGATGCCGATGACACCAACCCGCTTTTAAAAGATAAGGCGGCCAGGGCTGTTGTGCGATGGAAAACACGGATAGAAACCCTGGTAACTGAAGGTATTGAAGCCGGCGAGTTTAAACCGGGCATTGATACAACCGAGGTAGCTTTATCAATGATAGCACTAATTGAAGGCGGTATTATGATTGCCAAAGTAACCGATACACCCGCTAATTTAGATACGGTTTTAAAAACAGTAAATAAACTGGTTGACGAATTAAAGCGGTAA
- a CDS encoding DHA2 family efflux MFS transporter permease subunit, which produces MKKSILIITVIAAAIMELIDTSIVNVALSHMSGNLGATLEDTSWVITAYAIANIIVIPMTSFLTTKLGRRNYYIGSIIAFTFFSAMCGLASDIWTLVAFRFLQGVGGGALLSVSQAIVFEVYGKDRVGIASALFGVGVFLGPTIGPTLGGFITENYTWPWIFYINIPIGIAVTISSLLLVTEPEIKAKVKNVDWWGILLLIIGIGSLQTVLERGETDDWFSAGYIIVLTIVAVISLSIFIWWELTTPNPVIDLRVLKSKSLAVAAILTFVTGFGLFTSVFLTPVLAQRVLLFPPTITGLILLPGAVLAIVGLLFSATLLKKGVSPLIIITAGFVIFIIFTWQMSRVNLEAAPGDLVGPLIYRAMGIALLTVPLTALAVSGLEPKDIPQGSALNNMMRQLGGSFGIAVINTYVAKRFGLHRNDLLVNITDFNDQAMARIAKLTNYFGSRGFSSFDAHKKAIAVIDSTINRQSFLLSYLDAYLFSGLIFLLAMPLLLLVINRKKQARPIVIINDH; this is translated from the coding sequence ATGAAAAAAAGCATCCTCATCATTACCGTTATAGCTGCTGCTATCATGGAATTGATTGACACCTCCATAGTAAACGTAGCCCTTTCGCACATGAGCGGTAACCTTGGCGCAACGCTCGAAGACACTTCCTGGGTGATCACCGCATACGCCATAGCCAATATCATCGTAATACCCATGACCAGCTTTTTAACTACCAAGCTTGGTCGCCGTAATTATTATATCGGGTCTATTATCGCATTCACTTTCTTTTCGGCTATGTGCGGGCTGGCATCAGATATATGGACACTGGTTGCTTTCCGCTTTTTACAGGGCGTTGGTGGTGGCGCCCTTTTATCAGTATCTCAAGCCATCGTGTTTGAAGTTTATGGTAAAGACCGCGTAGGTATAGCCAGCGCACTATTTGGCGTAGGCGTATTTTTAGGCCCAACCATCGGCCCTACCCTGGGCGGTTTCATCACTGAAAATTATACCTGGCCATGGATCTTTTATATCAATATCCCTATCGGCATTGCCGTAACCATATCAAGTTTATTGCTGGTCACCGAACCGGAAATCAAAGCCAAAGTAAAAAATGTAGACTGGTGGGGCATCCTCCTGCTCATCATCGGCATAGGCTCACTCCAAACCGTATTGGAGCGGGGCGAAACCGACGACTGGTTTTCGGCCGGTTACATCATCGTACTCACTATAGTAGCGGTTATCAGCCTCAGTATATTTATCTGGTGGGAACTCACAACCCCTAATCCGGTTATTGATTTGCGGGTACTCAAAAGCAAATCACTTGCTGTTGCAGCCATTTTAACCTTTGTAACAGGATTCGGATTGTTTACTTCGGTATTCCTTACCCCGGTACTGGCGCAACGGGTGCTGCTTTTCCCGCCTACTATAACAGGGCTTATCTTATTGCCCGGCGCGGTGTTGGCTATTGTAGGTTTGCTGTTTTCGGCAACGCTACTAAAAAAGGGCGTATCCCCGCTAATTATTATTACAGCAGGCTTTGTGATCTTCATAATCTTTACCTGGCAGATGTCGCGCGTAAACCTGGAGGCAGCACCCGGCGACCTGGTAGGCCCGCTTATTTACAGGGCTATGGGGATTGCCCTGTTAACCGTTCCGCTTACTGCTTTGGCTGTATCCGGGCTCGAACCCAAAGATATCCCGCAGGGGTCAGCCCTAAATAACATGATGCGGCAGTTGGGCGGCTCATTTGGTATCGCAGTAATCAATACCTATGTTGCCAAACGCTTCGGTTTGCACCGCAATGACCTGTTGGTTAACATAACCGACTTCAATGACCAGGCCATGGCAAGGATAGCCAAGCTTACCAATTATTTCGGCAGCAGGGGCTTTTCTTCATTTGATGCGCATAAAAAGGCTATAGCAGTTATTGACAGCACGATAAACAGGCAATCGTTCCTGTTAAGTTATTTAGATGCTTACCTGTTTTCCGGTTTAATATTTTTATTGGCGATGCCGCTTTTACTACTGGTCATCAACCGTAAAAAACAGGCCAGGCCTATTGTTATCATAAATGACCACTAA
- a CDS encoding SDR family NAD(P)-dependent oxidoreductase has protein sequence MKTSENTVLITGGSAGIGFEIAKQLSAKNNHVIIIGRNQERLDKAAAQLQNVTAIKADISNAEDVEALTARVKKDFPQLNVVINNAGAASINDLLTTPNVFENAQAEMFTNYISVVRLNEKLLPVLRQQSEAAIVNVSSIVAFLPGKQTATYSATKAALHSYTISLRAALEDTNVNVFELMPPLVDTEFSAEIGGHNGIPASQVADEFTAGFETNNYEIRVAGTEAFYRLFLSNPAEALKALHQR, from the coding sequence ATGAAAACTTCAGAAAATACCGTATTAATCACCGGCGGCAGTGCCGGCATAGGTTTTGAAATAGCTAAACAATTATCTGCTAAAAACAACCATGTAATTATCATTGGCCGCAACCAGGAGCGTTTGGATAAAGCCGCAGCCCAATTGCAAAACGTAACCGCTATTAAAGCTGATATATCAAATGCAGAAGATGTGGAAGCCTTAACCGCACGAGTGAAAAAAGACTTCCCGCAGCTTAACGTGGTGATCAACAACGCCGGTGCAGCTTCAATTAACGACCTGCTTACTACGCCTAATGTTTTTGAAAATGCACAGGCAGAAATGTTCACAAATTATATTTCAGTTGTACGCCTGAACGAAAAATTATTACCTGTTTTGCGTCAGCAAAGTGAAGCGGCTATCGTAAACGTATCATCGATAGTTGCCTTTTTGCCAGGTAAACAAACAGCTACCTACTCGGCAACCAAAGCAGCTTTGCATTCTTATACCATTTCATTAAGGGCTGCTTTAGAGGATACCAATGTTAACGTATTTGAGCTGATGCCGCCACTGGTTGATACCGAATTTTCGGCAGAGATTGGCGGCCATAACGGCATCCCGGCATCACAGGTGGCAGATGAATTTACAGCCGGTTTTGAAACCAATAACTACGAGATCCGCGTAGCAGGTACAGAAGCATTTTATCGCTTATTCCTGTCAAACCCGGCCGAAGCTTTAAAGGCCCTGCACCAGAGATAA
- a CDS encoding LUD domain-containing protein, which yields MSREKILAAVKFNQPAANPLPDMEVLNTLTDVRTDLVSKYKTIATGGGSFVYEVSGFDEIKTIINNEFKPGVKIISALNELSDYIYADTVKHEDGHNFADVELTVLRTNLGVAENGALWLTEKEMGSRVLPFIAQHLAVVIGKDDFVPTMAQAYQTIGDAGYGYGSFISGPSKTADIEQSLVIGAHGPRSLSVFIL from the coding sequence ATGAGCCGCGAAAAAATATTAGCCGCTGTAAAATTCAATCAGCCTGCAGCTAACCCACTACCTGATATGGAAGTGTTGAATACGCTCACGGATGTCCGGACAGACCTGGTTTCAAAATATAAAACCATAGCCACAGGCGGTGGTAGTTTTGTTTACGAAGTAAGTGGCTTTGATGAGATCAAAACCATCATCAATAATGAATTTAAACCCGGGGTAAAGATCATATCGGCCCTTAATGAGCTGAGCGATTACATTTATGCCGATACTGTAAAGCACGAAGATGGTCACAACTTTGCCGATGTAGAGCTAACCGTACTTCGCACCAACCTTGGCGTTGCCGAAAACGGTGCACTCTGGCTTACCGAAAAAGAAATGGGCAGCCGGGTATTACCGTTCATTGCCCAGCATTTGGCAGTTGTAATTGGTAAAGATGATTTTGTACCAACTATGGCGCAAGCTTACCAAACCATTGGCGATGCCGGTTATGGTTATGGCTCATTTATATCCGGGCCTTCAAAAACAGCTGATATTGAACAATCCTTGGTTATTGGTGCGCATGGGCCGAGGAGTTTATCGGTGTTTATACTTTAA
- a CDS encoding lactate utilization protein B — MSTATTKDHPHLAADFNRDEPRVNWHDETLWWVRAKRDIAAHKLPEWELLRETASQIKFNVLSNLSAYLEQFEANAAKNGIIVHWAADAAEHNQIVHSLLEQRGITKMVKSKSMLTEECHLNEYLKEHGIDVIDSDLGERIVQLANEPPSHIVLPCIHKKKEEIGDIFHEHLGSAKGESDPKILTETARQHLREVFLTRRAALTGVNFAVAETGEFVICTNEGNADMGAHLAEIHIASMGIEKIIPERKHLGVFLRLLTRSATGQPITTYSSHFSKPQDGTEIHIVIVDNGRSIQLGREDFRNSLKCIRCGACMNTCPVYRKSGGHSYHTAVAGPIGSILAPNLDMKKYADLPFASTLCGSCSNVCPVKIDIHDQLYKWRQVIVKEGYSPKTKTLAMKAMALTLASPTLYRMGGKTGRLVFKYVPFAVNNKLNPWYNQREMPKAPDESFGEWYAKRKGAKNS, encoded by the coding sequence ATGAGTACCGCTACTACCAAAGATCACCCGCATTTAGCTGCCGACTTTAACCGTGACGAACCACGCGTAAACTGGCACGACGAAACCCTGTGGTGGGTACGTGCCAAAAGAGATATTGCCGCGCATAAACTGCCCGAATGGGAATTGCTGCGCGAAACCGCGTCGCAGATAAAATTTAACGTACTCTCAAACCTGAGCGCCTACCTGGAGCAGTTTGAGGCCAACGCCGCTAAAAATGGCATCATTGTACACTGGGCGGCAGATGCTGCTGAACATAACCAGATTGTACACAGCCTGCTTGAACAAAGGGGCATTACCAAAATGGTAAAAAGCAAATCGATGCTTACCGAGGAATGTCATTTAAACGAATACCTGAAAGAGCATGGCATCGACGTAATTGACTCAGACCTTGGCGAGCGGATTGTACAATTGGCGAATGAACCACCCAGTCATATTGTATTACCCTGCATCCATAAAAAGAAGGAAGAGATAGGCGACATTTTCCACGAGCATTTAGGTTCGGCCAAAGGTGAATCAGACCCTAAAATATTAACTGAAACTGCCCGACAGCATTTGCGCGAGGTGTTTTTAACCCGTCGCGCTGCACTTACCGGCGTTAACTTTGCCGTGGCCGAAACCGGCGAATTTGTAATTTGCACCAACGAGGGAAATGCCGATATGGGCGCTCATTTGGCCGAGATCCATATTGCCTCGATGGGTATAGAAAAGATTATCCCTGAAAGAAAGCACCTTGGTGTGTTTTTACGCCTGCTTACCCGCAGTGCTACAGGTCAGCCGATCACCACCTACTCCAGCCATTTCAGTAAACCGCAGGATGGCACCGAAATTCATATTGTTATTGTTGATAACGGGCGCAGCATACAGTTAGGGCGCGAAGACTTTCGCAATTCGTTAAAATGCATCCGTTGCGGAGCTTGTATGAATACCTGCCCGGTTTATCGTAAAAGCGGGGGCCACAGCTACCATACCGCCGTTGCCGGGCCAATTGGTTCTATCCTGGCGCCCAATCTCGACATGAAAAAATATGCCGACCTGCCCTTTGCCTCTACCCTTTGCGGCTCATGCAGCAATGTATGCCCGGTTAAGATAGATATTCATGACCAGCTATATAAATGGCGGCAGGTAATTGTTAAAGAAGGATACTCGCCCAAAACAAAAACCTTGGCCATGAAGGCAATGGCCTTAACGCTGGCTTCGCCAACTTTATACCGCATGGGCGGCAAAACCGGCAGGCTGGTATTTAAATACGTCCCTTTTGCAGTGAACAATAAATTAAACCCATGGTACAATCAACGGGAAATGCCCAAAGCACCCGATGAGTCATTCGGTGAATGGTATGCCAAAAGGAAAGGAGCAAAAAATTCATGA
- a CDS encoding (Fe-S)-binding protein, translated as MRVALFVPCYVDQFYPQAAIATLELLEKLGCEVHYPKNQTCCGQPMANSGYEHLTGGCNNLFVDNFSGYDYIVCPSGSCTLHIKEHLHADGREEQATEIRKKVYELTEFLVDVLRVKQLTASFPYRVGLHQSCHGLRGLRIAQMSELVAEPFSKPAQLLDMVNGLELVPLSRQDDCCGFGGTFCVVEEAVSAKMGKDRVADHVSHGAQYITSADLSCLMHLEGILRRQNSDVKVIHMAEILNHSM; from the coding sequence ATGAGAGTTGCCCTGTTTGTACCTTGCTATGTCGACCAGTTTTACCCCCAAGCGGCCATTGCTACGCTGGAGCTACTGGAGAAACTTGGCTGTGAAGTCCATTACCCTAAAAATCAAACCTGCTGCGGGCAGCCGATGGCCAATTCGGGCTATGAGCATTTAACCGGCGGTTGCAATAATTTATTTGTCGATAATTTTTCGGGATACGATTACATTGTCTGTCCATCGGGCAGCTGTACCCTGCATATCAAAGAGCATTTACATGCCGATGGCCGCGAAGAACAGGCAACAGAGATCCGCAAAAAGGTTTATGAGCTTACCGAGTTTTTGGTTGATGTATTAAGGGTGAAACAACTTACTGCCAGCTTTCCTTACCGGGTTGGCTTGCACCAAAGCTGCCACGGATTGCGGGGCTTGCGCATAGCCCAAATGAGCGAGCTGGTTGCCGAGCCTTTCAGCAAACCGGCACAACTGCTTGATATGGTTAACGGACTTGAACTGGTTCCATTGAGCCGACAGGACGATTGCTGCGGTTTCGGCGGTACGTTTTGCGTGGTTGAAGAGGCTGTATCGGCCAAAATGGGTAAAGATCGCGTGGCCGACCATGTATCGCACGGGGCACAATACATCACCTCGGCCGATCTTTCATGCCTCATGCACCTCGAAGGCATTCTGCGCCGCCAAAACAGTGATGTTAAAGTAATTCACATGGCCGAGATTTTAAACCACAGCATGTAA
- a CDS encoding START domain-containing protein — translation MRRILSIVFLLFVAKLAVAGPEEPWSLSTDKEGIRVYTRHIADSKIKAIKVECTFNATAAQLVAVLMDIKTCGEWVYHTKSATVIKQVSPSDIYYYSEVNIPWPVHNRDFVAHLKVTQDAKTKVVTIDAPVISNMVPAKDGIVRVENSTGRWVITPTDSSHVSIVYTLHLDPGGSVPAWLINMFAAQGPMESFKGLKKQLQKPAYKDVKLAYVQ, via the coding sequence ATGCGCAGGATATTATCTATCGTATTTTTATTATTTGTTGCCAAACTTGCAGTGGCCGGCCCGGAAGAGCCTTGGTCATTAAGCACCGATAAAGAGGGCATCAGGGTTTACACCCGTCATATCGCTGATTCAAAGATCAAAGCCATAAAAGTAGAATGCACATTTAACGCAACTGCGGCACAGTTAGTGGCTGTGCTTATGGATATTAAAACCTGCGGCGAGTGGGTTTACCATACCAAATCGGCAACCGTTATTAAACAGGTATCTCCATCAGATATTTATTACTACTCGGAAGTAAATATCCCCTGGCCGGTGCATAACCGCGATTTCGTTGCGCATTTAAAAGTTACGCAGGATGCTAAAACCAAAGTTGTGACTATCGATGCGCCCGTTATCTCAAATATGGTACCCGCGAAAGATGGCATTGTAAGGGTTGAAAACTCAACCGGCCGCTGGGTTATTACGCCAACCGATAGCAGCCATGTAAGCATTGTTTATACCCTGCACCTTGATCCAGGTGGTTCGGTACCGGCCTGGCTTATCAATATGTTTGCAGCACAAGGCCCAATGGAAAGTTTTAAAGGCTTGAAAAAGCAACTTCAGAAACCGGCTTATAAGGATGTGAAGCTGGCTTATGTGCAGTAA